The Alcaligenes faecalis sequence TCGCAGGCGCTGACGGGTTTGTTTGCGCTCGTTTAATTTAGCCAAGGCCTCAGGGGGCAAATCAGTCATGCGAAGAACACCGTTCGCAATCAAGGCGTCAATCAAGTCTTCCAGGACCCGAATAAAACTGGCATCCGAGACTGACAGCTCTTGTTTGTAGCCTTCTTCTTCTGGACTCATATCGCCCCCCTAACCTTCAAATACGCTCAGACAAAACCAACTAGTTCAGCCCCGCTGTTTTTTCACGCAAGACCGGTGGGGCCATATCGTCACGATAGTCAACGGTTACCGGAGTCAAATTGCTGGTATCCGGCACAGGTGTCATGCATGCTTGAAAGGCCTCTTCCGGGAAATCCAGTTTGGCTGCTTCGTCAGGTTGCTCCGAGTAGGGCTGCGCCAAACCAACCGCTGATACCAGACGGTGCGACAGCATCAGCCAGCTGTACTCGGCCTGTTGCAGATCATAGGTGGCATTGGCCAACGCACGACGGGCATCAAACAATTCGTTTTCAGTATCCAACAAGTCCAGCAAAGAACGCTGGCCAATCTGGAATTGCTGCATATAGGCCACACGAACTTTAGACGTAGCCAGCTCATGTTGTTGCAGGAAAGGTAACTGAGCGCGCAAACGTTGAATGTTATTCCACGCCACGGACAAGTCCTGTTGCACGTTACGGCATGTATAGTCACGAACGTCCCGCGCAGCATATTGCTGGGCAGTAGTCTGGCGGATGCGTGCCATATCTGCCCCACCACGGAACAGGTTATAGGACAGCACTAACTGCACATTAGAGTTTTGGGCATCACGGTAAGACGATCCGGGCGGATCATTTTTGTCTTTACCTGTTGCCGCACGGAACTCCAGTTTGGGGGACATACGCCCTTGAGCCACATGCTTGCCATACTCAGCCGCTTGATACAGAGCCTGTTTAGCCAAGATGGAAGGACTGTTGCGCAAAGACGGCAAAAAATCGCTGGTTTTCGTGGGCAGGGATTCGCTCAAGGAAGGAGCGGGCTGCAACACTTCGGGAGCCGCCACCCCAACGATACGACGATAACGCTGCAAAACGTCATTCAAGTTCCCGGACTCGGTCATAACGTTACTTTGAGCCAAAGACTGGCGGCCATATGCCTGTTCCAAATCGACACCACGCCCGACACCAGAGTTGGAACGCTCCTCGATCTGCTTGAGAATATTCAGGTGCAGATTGTAATTTTCACGCGCCAGCCTTTCCATTTCGCGGTAACGCAGTACGTCAATATGAGCATTCGCCGCCTCCAGCGCCAAAGAGTCTACGGAAGCCAATAAATCATAGTATGTGGCCAATTTCTCGTAGCCCAACTGGCGCACTTGATTAATTGACGAGAAACCATCAAAAATCAACTGACGTAACTGCAGGCTATAGCCACTGCGAGACCAGTTCACTGACGATGCACTGGACGTGCTGCCGCGCCACTCCCGACCTACCCATCCTTCAGCATTGACCTCGGGCAATAACGCGCCACGGCTGACATTTTGCCCTTCCAACGCAGACTGAAAGTCTTGGAAGCGGGCACCAAGTTCAGGGTTAGACATAATTGCCCGCTCGATACTGTCTTTAAAGCTCAAGCTGTTTTCCTGCGCCTGAACTGGCTGAGCCAGTACAAGAGCTGTCAGCAGCGAGCTTACCGTTAGAGTTTTTTTACCACGCACGTCGGCCTCCGTAAGATCCTGTGCTGCGCCCACAACGGAGAACATCACCTCAGCGTTGTAACGCATTGCCAGATCAAATTTAAGTACAAAAATGAAAGAAGAATGGGTTCGGTGTGCCGCCTAAACAAAGCGAATGAAACACCACCCGAGGGCCCAACACCTATGTATTGCACATGGGCTTTACATCTAAGGCTGGTAAATACATCGCCAGCCGCAGCAGTATGTTCATAATGGACCGGGGCAAGACAAGGCGGAGCTACAGGCTTCTGGCCTGTATTCTTGGAGCATAACCTTGTGTCTAATTGTGACTTTTTACACGATGACACTCTATATTCATCACACAAATCACGGGACAAATTGTATCTTAGATTACAAGGGCTTTCGTCGATGACAATGTTAAAAATGATAAATAGCCTGTGACAAAAAGGGCAACAAAACTCTGAAATTAAACGATTTTAAGAAGTTAGGGGCTTAACAAGTAATAGCGGTATCCTGCCCGACTTCTAGACTACTCCGTAAGAATCTACAAAAATCTTTCACTTTAATAAGCATTTAGGTTACATCAATAGCCAACAAAATTTTTAACATGCAATAAAAATAATTTTCTTGTCATACATCTCGTTAACCTGCTTATTGTAAATGCCACATTTGTAACTTTTACTTATGACACTGTAATGACCTCTGTCCGCCACATCAAGCAGTATCTAAAAAGAAATTAACAATCAAAAACTTAT is a genomic window containing:
- a CDS encoding TolC family outer membrane protein; this translates as MRYNAEVMFSVVGAAQDLTEADVRGKKTLTVSSLLTALVLAQPVQAQENSLSFKDSIERAIMSNPELGARFQDFQSALEGQNVSRGALLPEVNAEGWVGREWRGSTSSASSVNWSRSGYSLQLRQLIFDGFSSINQVRQLGYEKLATYYDLLASVDSLALEAANAHIDVLRYREMERLARENYNLHLNILKQIEERSNSGVGRGVDLEQAYGRQSLAQSNVMTESGNLNDVLQRYRRIVGVAAPEVLQPAPSLSESLPTKTSDFLPSLRNSPSILAKQALYQAAEYGKHVAQGRMSPKLEFRAATGKDKNDPPGSSYRDAQNSNVQLVLSYNLFRGGADMARIRQTTAQQYAARDVRDYTCRNVQQDLSVAWNNIQRLRAQLPFLQQHELATSKVRVAYMQQFQIGQRSLLDLLDTENELFDARRALANATYDLQQAEYSWLMLSHRLVSAVGLAQPYSEQPDEAAKLDFPEEAFQACMTPVPDTSNLTPVTVDYRDDMAPPVLREKTAGLN